The Clostridium septicum genome contains a region encoding:
- a CDS encoding ATP-binding protein — MGKTYLSTSIGIAVAQRRCSTYFIIIDELGYLPIDKEDSKLFFQLIDMRYEKKSTIITTNINFNAWDEIFCDPIIANAILDRVLHHAHVVSITGNSYRLKDHFNFEEN; from the coding sequence GTGGGAAAGACTTACTTGTCTACTTCTATAGGTATCGCTGTCGCGCAGCGAAGATGTAGCACATACTTTATTATTATAGATGAATTAGGATATTTACCTATAGATAAGGAAGATTCAAAATTATTTTTCCAGCTTATAGATATGCGCTATGAAAAGAAAAGTACCATTATAACTACTAATATAAATTTTAATGCTTGGGATGAAATATTTTGTGATCCTATAATAGCTAATGCTATTTTAGATAGAGTACTTCATCATGCTCATGTAGTTTCTATTACTGGAAATTCTTATAGATTAAAAGATCATTTTAATTTTGAGGAGAACTAA
- a CDS encoding ATP-binding protein: MVTNSAYMQLINNLEYLKLKQMVNHLDEVIDFSTKNNLSFVDTLIKLTSHEIDCKKANMIRSMVKGGAFPYTKELKDFNFNF; this comes from the coding sequence ATGGTAACTAATAGTGCGTATATGCAATTAATTAATAATTTAGAGTATCTAAAACTAAAGCAAATGGTTAATCATTTAGATGAAGTTATTGATTTTTCAACAAAAAACAATTTATCATTTGTTGATACTCTTATAAAACTTACATCTCATGAAATAGATTGTAAAAAAGCAAATATGATTAGATCAATGGTTAAGGGAGGAGCATTTCCCTATACTAAAGAACTTAAAGACTTTAACTTTAATTTTTAA
- a CDS encoding IS3 family transposase, which yields MEFFHSSIKKEEKYINTYCTFEEVNIAIFKYIEGWYDRKRIHSSINYMTHHQCELLARSVA from the coding sequence ATAGAGTTTTTTCATTCATCTATAAAGAAGGAAGAGAAATACATAAATACATATTGTACCTTTGAAGAAGTTAATATAGCTATATTTAAATATATTGAAGGATGGTACGACAGAAAAAGGATACACTCTTCCATTAATTATATGACTCATCATCAATGTGAATTATTAGCTAGAAGTGTAGCATAA
- a CDS encoding phenylacetate--CoA ligase family protein, with the protein MKGKILKKLNEKTPDFLKKILSKSIRKKVIENSVFMKTLEEITNFEQLDESDKEKIHLEKLKNVLIYAYENTKYYNKVFDKIEFNPYEFKDVNEIKRIPTIDKQFVLDNFEDLISREEIDYYLAYTGGSTGKPLKILLDTDSIYKEKAFVYNYWSKFGYDYKNSRIITLRGLEFNGKIYKYNPIDNQIVLNPFILNENNVEDYIKIINKFKPEFMHGYASAIYNLCRILNKKSLKLNVNIKSVCFVSENVDSGEREYIEKTLNCKSNIFYGHSERIVFAEYEDSTYKFNSLYTHVDLLESNKENIYNIACTGLINKKMPLINYVPDDKVIISDENINIYGHWDKEMLVGKNNELVSMASINFHNEVFKKIKLYQFEQFKNGEVFLNIVEDEILTEKDKSEIINTINKKLKNVIDIKLKIVANIPLTNRGKYKKILQHISQ; encoded by the coding sequence ATGAAAGGGAAAATATTAAAGAAACTTAATGAAAAAACCCCTGATTTTCTTAAAAAAATATTAAGTAAATCTATAAGAAAAAAAGTAATAGAAAATAGTGTTTTTATGAAGACATTAGAAGAAATAACTAATTTTGAACAATTAGATGAATCAGATAAAGAAAAAATACATTTGGAAAAATTAAAGAATGTACTTATATATGCATATGAGAACACAAAGTACTATAATAAAGTTTTTGATAAAATTGAATTTAACCCCTATGAATTTAAAGATGTTAATGAAATCAAAAGAATTCCTACAATAGATAAACAATTTGTATTAGATAATTTTGAAGACTTAATTTCTAGAGAAGAAATAGATTATTATTTAGCTTATACAGGTGGAAGTACAGGAAAGCCATTAAAAATATTATTAGATACAGATTCTATATATAAAGAAAAAGCTTTTGTTTATAATTATTGGAGTAAATTTGGATATGATTATAAAAACTCAAGAATAATAACATTAAGAGGATTGGAGTTCAACGGAAAGATATATAAGTATAATCCTATTGATAATCAGATAGTATTAAATCCATTTATTTTAAATGAGAATAATGTAGAAGATTATATTAAAATAATAAATAAATTTAAACCAGAATTTATGCATGGTTATGCATCAGCAATTTATAATTTATGTAGAATTTTAAATAAAAAGAGTTTAAAATTAAATGTAAATATAAAAAGCGTTTGTTTTGTTTCGGAAAATGTAGATAGTGGAGAGAGAGAGTATATAGAAAAAACACTAAATTGTAAAAGTAATATCTTCTATGGACATTCAGAAAGAATAGTTTTTGCTGAATATGAAGATAGTACATATAAGTTTAATAGTCTATATACGCATGTTGATTTATTAGAAAGCAATAAAGAAAATATATATAACATAGCTTGTACTGGATTAATAAATAAAAAAATGCCATTAATAAATTATGTTCCAGATGATAAAGTTATAATTAGTGATGAAAACATTAATATTTACGGGCATTGGGATAAAGAAATGCTTGTTGGTAAAAATAATGAATTAGTTTCTATGGCATCTATAAATTTTCATAACGAAGTATTTAAGAAAATTAAGTTATATCAATTCGAACAATTTAAAAATGGGGAAGTATTTTTAAATATAGTAGAAGATGAAATATTAACTGAAAAAGATAAGTCTGAGATTATTAATACGATAAATAAAAAACTAAAAAATGTTATTGATATTAAACTTAAAATTGTTGCTAATATACCATTAACAAATAGAGGAAAGTATAAAAAAATACTTCAACATATAAGTCAATAA
- a CDS encoding dockerin type I domain-containing protein, with protein MENRKYKKILISLFMTFFIIIGNFSTYEIYAENFQYPKEEGYLGVDVYNSAEIDRQAYQRYSIPDEINNIVIFIRFKGEREFVNKDSISVINDIYNGDDISLKAYLSDLTYGRVKSSTTFYPLNSENNYYSYEAPHSREYYKKKSIKNLQGYENNSERFTRENELLVEATNSISSQVNIPKEKLDYNGDGAIDNVTYVISGLPEGHGDLLWPHKTTLSNTAYINGKRIGEYNILLQGTANTGVMGKYTRLVGVVAHEFLHTFYFPDLYRYNNSSANPVGKWDIMASTARNPQLPLVYTRRIYDGGEEIPEITSDGEYKISPSNSSNKEDTIAYKIKSSLSKDQYFVVEFRKGDDKWDKVLNINNPGLLVYRIDESVSAFNGNKLGHPDHIYVFRPKATSPEAANGDIDEALISPGLGETKIGKVSSGSAFDSDTLYFQNGSNSGIEIYDIKFTDDGNLDFKVKFPEIEGEGSKEKPFIIKTADQFNNIRNNSNVYYKLANNIDMSEIENFLPIEKFDGNLDGQGYTIKNIKINRPTEEAFGIFGYISNKAVVKNINFENVNIVGNRMIGGVAERNDGEIENIKISGRVLANRDYVGGLVNSNGGKIINSISTVDITGGDYIGGITANNYYGTIENSVFGGSLKITEGNKVAGIAARNYETVSIVKNSYWNVEKSKVEVGAVEGDGDLTKGMIGVKLEENVQANVGGKTTFNITLIGNPEDTKLINGEFRSNNKELINTINIVEKNNNRIEYSFVPDKPGNVKLTYGINIEGNTFNIDTNVNIKNNFLKEDINKDGVVDIEDLSLIAVKYNVKSIDNGWDSKYDLNGDGIIDILDLVKISHIIN; from the coding sequence ATGGAAAATAGGAAATACAAAAAGATCTTAATATCACTTTTTATGACATTTTTTATTATCATAGGAAATTTTAGTACTTATGAAATTTATGCAGAGAATTTTCAGTATCCAAAAGAAGAAGGTTATTTAGGAGTAGACGTCTATAATTCAGCTGAAATAGATAGACAAGCATATCAGAGATATAGTATCCCAGATGAAATAAATAATATTGTTATATTTATTAGATTTAAAGGAGAAAGAGAGTTTGTTAATAAAGATAGTATTTCAGTAATAAATGATATTTATAATGGAGACGACATATCATTAAAGGCATATTTATCAGATTTAACTTATGGAAGAGTAAAGTCTAGTACTACTTTTTATCCACTAAATTCAGAAAATAATTATTATTCTTATGAGGCACCTCACTCTAGAGAGTATTATAAGAAAAAGTCAATTAAAAATCTTCAAGGATATGAAAATAATTCAGAGAGATTTACAAGAGAAAATGAACTGTTAGTTGAAGCTACAAATAGTATTTCATCACAAGTTAATATTCCAAAAGAAAAGCTAGATTATAATGGTGATGGTGCTATAGATAATGTAACTTATGTTATAAGTGGATTACCTGAAGGGCATGGAGATTTATTATGGCCACATAAAACAACGTTAAGTAATACAGCTTACATAAATGGAAAAAGGATAGGTGAGTATAATATTTTACTTCAAGGAACTGCTAATACTGGAGTTATGGGGAAGTATACTAGATTAGTTGGGGTAGTTGCTCACGAATTTTTACATACATTCTATTTTCCGGATTTATACAGATATAATAATTCCTCAGCTAATCCAGTTGGTAAATGGGATATAATGGCTAGTACTGCAAGAAATCCACAATTACCACTTGTATATACAAGACGTATTTATGATGGTGGAGAAGAGATACCTGAAATAACATCAGATGGAGAATATAAGATAAGTCCATCAAACTCAAGTAATAAGGAAGATACTATAGCATATAAAATAAAATCTTCTTTATCAAAAGATCAATATTTTGTAGTTGAGTTTAGAAAAGGTGATGATAAGTGGGATAAAGTTTTAAATATAAATAATCCAGGACTATTAGTTTATAGAATAGATGAATCAGTATCAGCTTTTAATGGTAATAAACTTGGACATCCAGATCATATTTATGTATTTAGACCAAAAGCAACTTCTCCTGAGGCAGCAAACGGTGATATAGATGAAGCATTAATTAGTCCAGGTTTAGGAGAAACAAAGATAGGTAAAGTATCTAGTGGATCTGCTTTTGATAGTGATACATTATATTTTCAAAATGGATCAAATAGTGGAATAGAAATATATGATATTAAATTTACTGATGATGGAAATCTTGATTTTAAAGTTAAGTTTCCAGAAATAGAAGGAGAGGGTTCAAAAGAAAAACCATTTATAATAAAAACAGCAGATCAGTTTAATAATATAAGAAATAATTCAAATGTTTACTATAAATTAGCTAATAATATAGATATGTCAGAAATAGAAAACTTTTTACCAATAGAAAAGTTTGATGGGAATTTAGATGGACAAGGATATACTATAAAGAACATAAAGATAAATAGACCAACAGAAGAAGCATTTGGGATATTTGGTTACATTTCTAATAAAGCTGTAGTTAAAAATATAAATTTTGAAAATGTTAATATAGTAGGAAACCGTATGATTGGTGGAGTAGCTGAAAGAAATGATGGGGAAATAGAAAACATTAAAATTAGTGGTAGAGTACTAGCTAATAGAGATTATGTTGGAGGCTTAGTTAATAGTAATGGCGGAAAGATAATAAATAGTATTTCAACTGTTGATATAACTGGTGGAGACTATATAGGTGGAATTACTGCTAACAATTATTATGGAACTATTGAAAATAGTGTGTTTGGAGGAAGTTTAAAAATCACAGAAGGTAATAAGGTTGCAGGAATAGCTGCAAGAAACTATGAAACAGTAAGTATAGTAAAAAATAGTTACTGGAATGTAGAAAAGTCAAAAGTTGAAGTTGGGGCAGTAGAAGGTGATGGAGATTTAACAAAAGGAATGATAGGAGTTAAATTAGAAGAAAATGTACAAGCTAATGTAGGAGGAAAAACTACATTTAATATAACTTTAATAGGAAATCCAGAAGACACTAAATTAATTAATGGAGAGTTTAGGTCTAATAATAAAGAGTTAATAAACACCATTAATATAGTAGAAAAAAATAATAATAGGATAGAGTATAGTTTTGTACCTGATAAACCAGGGAATGTAAAGCTTACTTATGGAATAAATATTGAAGGAAATACTTTTAATATAGATACTAATGTAAATATAAAAAATAACTTCTTAAAAGAAGATATAAATAAGGATGGGGTAGTAGATATAGAGGACTTATCATTAATAGCTGTAAAGTATAATGTGAAATCAATAGATAATGGATGGGATTCAAAATATGATTTGAATGGTGATGGAATAATTGATATTTTAGATTTAGTAAAAATATCGCATATAATTAATTAA
- a CDS encoding leucine-rich repeat domain-containing protein: MKRRFIASIIMTTLLVSNFSPVIRSGAETLTENIGEIKIEEVNSDSKSEEIVNIPDPAFKKVINGCINQRDDADVPKWKLASIKSIWAANSEIKSLEGIQYCPNLEELTIYGNDIEDINGLSNLNLRILRIGGNKINDLKPISKMKNMEELDVSSTNITDITPLNELTNLNELDISHNKLKDLKDLNILSNFKKLKSLFMSRLEADNIQSLSELKDLEKLRIDENNIKDISPLLGLKNMKNLNFEYNDVEDISTLSSMPNLEKVSATYNEIKDVSPIKSLSKLYWITLDRNKIADITSIQDNSNFRHIRLNDQRVTLDAKEFNNSIEIESPIKVKDKKVRLDGVSNEGEVNEDTNSIKWDNLNDSSIKELSFDFSTRIIFRKANVIFSGKVVQPIELKEKAEVNQKKLAEVDQKKLVEERIRIARETVSIHDDNLRRALNKQIGGNEDESRLSRAKLKEIKELVISDTEIKDLSGIENLTNLTSLTLSGNGLTDITPLKKLTKLNELNINNNKNLYNIEALSYLVNLEKVILNNNKISNLRPLLRLDSLKHLELNGNQVADIDILADLRKLEVLYLDNNRIDNVGSLSTLTELKELSVNNNRISTVSSLGNLTNLVMLGISNNNIDDISSISSLIKLEKLLAAGNNISNLEPLKDLQKLSFVELNNNKISDVTPIQNLKVLEKANLENQSINLELKKVNRRLELDNPIKAKDTYIIAKDLSQDGYMDEVYNTIRWNYVPTYIDDVRFKFNQEINIAKGKATFSGEVVQPVRYDKYLLNKKLDLNSDGVVDIEDLSNAALKYNLKSTDAKWDEKIDINGDKIVDIFDLIKISKYIDK; this comes from the coding sequence ATGAAGAGAAGATTTATAGCAAGTATAATAATGACAACATTATTAGTTAGTAATTTTTCACCTGTAATTAGGAGTGGAGCAGAGACTTTAACTGAAAACATAGGAGAAATTAAAATAGAAGAGGTAAATTCTGATTCTAAAAGTGAAGAAATAGTTAATATTCCAGACCCTGCTTTTAAAAAGGTTATAAATGGATGTATAAATCAAAGGGATGATGCTGATGTACCAAAATGGAAATTAGCAAGTATAAAATCAATATGGGCAGCCAATAGTGAAATAAAAAGCTTAGAAGGAATACAATATTGTCCAAATTTAGAGGAATTAACTATATACGGAAATGATATAGAAGATATAAATGGACTTTCTAATTTAAATTTAAGGATTTTGAGAATTGGTGGTAATAAAATAAATGATCTAAAACCAATAAGTAAAATGAAGAATATGGAGGAATTAGATGTAAGTAGTACCAATATTACAGATATAACTCCATTAAATGAATTAACCAATTTAAATGAACTAGATATTTCTCATAATAAATTAAAAGATTTAAAAGATTTAAATATATTAAGTAATTTTAAAAAGCTTAAATCTTTATTTATGAGTAGGTTAGAAGCTGATAATATACAATCATTAAGTGAGCTTAAAGATTTGGAAAAATTACGTATAGATGAAAATAATATAAAGGATATATCACCATTATTAGGATTAAAAAATATGAAAAATTTAAATTTTGAATATAATGATGTAGAAGATATATCAACATTAAGTTCTATGCCTAATTTAGAAAAAGTATCAGCAACATATAATGAGATAAAAGATGTATCACCAATAAAATCATTATCTAAGTTATATTGGATAACATTAGATAGAAATAAGATAGCTGATATAACGTCTATACAAGATAACAGTAATTTTAGACATATAAGATTAAATGATCAAAGAGTAACATTAGATGCAAAAGAATTTAATAATAGTATAGAAATTGAAAGTCCAATAAAGGTAAAAGATAAAAAAGTTAGATTGGACGGGGTATCAAATGAAGGAGAGGTTAATGAAGATACGAATTCTATTAAATGGGATAATTTAAATGATTCTTCAATAAAAGAGTTAAGTTTTGATTTTAGTACAAGAATAATATTTAGAAAAGCTAATGTTATATTTTCGGGAAAAGTAGTACAACCTATAGAATTAAAAGAAAAAGCTGAAGTTAATCAAAAGAAATTAGCTGAAGTTGATCAGAAGAAATTAGTTGAGGAAAGAATAAGAATTGCAAGAGAAACTGTAAGTATCCATGATGATAATTTAAGAAGAGCTCTAAATAAACAAATAGGTGGAAATGAAGATGAGTCGAGATTATCTAGGGCTAAACTTAAAGAAATAAAAGAATTAGTTATAAGCGATACAGAAATAAAAGATTTATCTGGAATTGAAAATTTAACTAATTTAACTAGTTTAACTTTAAGTGGAAATGGATTAACAGATATAACTCCATTAAAGAAATTAACAAAGTTAAATGAACTAAATATAAATAACAATAAAAATTTATATAATATAGAGGCATTAAGTTATTTAGTTAATTTAGAAAAAGTAATACTAAATAATAATAAAATAAGTAATTTAAGACCTTTACTTAGGTTAGATTCCTTAAAACATTTAGAGTTAAATGGTAACCAAGTAGCTGATATTGATATATTAGCAGATTTAAGAAAACTTGAAGTGCTATATTTAGATAATAATCGTATTGATAATGTGGGATCTTTATCAACTCTTACAGAGTTAAAAGAACTTAGTGTTAATAATAATAGAATATCAACTGTATCATCTTTAGGGAATTTAACTAATTTAGTTATGTTAGGAATTTCAAACAATAATATAGATGATATATCATCTATAAGTAGCTTAATAAAATTAGAAAAATTATTAGCAGCAGGAAATAACATAAGTAATTTAGAGCCACTTAAAGATTTACAAAAATTAAGTTTTGTAGAGTTAAATAATAATAAAATAAGTGATGTTACTCCAATACAAAATCTTAAAGTTTTAGAAAAGGCAAATTTAGAAAATCAAAGCATAAATTTAGAGCTTAAAAAAGTTAATAGAAGATTGGAATTAGATAATCCTATTAAAGCAAAAGATACTTATATAATTGCTAAAGATCTATCTCAAGATGGATATATGGATGAAGTGTACAATACTATAAGATGGAATTATGTACCTACATATATAGATGATGTAAGATTTAAATTTAATCAAGAGATAAATATTGCAAAGGGAAAAGCTACATTCTCAGGAGAGGTGGTACAACCTGTAAGATATGATAAGTATTTATTAAATAAAAAGTTAGATTTAAATTCCGATGGAGTAGTAGACATTGAAGATTTATCTAATGCGGCTTTAAAATATAATTTAAAAAGTACTGATGCAAAATGGGATGAAAAAATAGATATAAATGGTGACAAAATAGTTGACATATTTGATTTAATTAAAATATCAAAATACATTGATAAATAA
- a CDS encoding triple tyrosine motif-containing protein: protein MKFKLLNNLKKISLMLCFAMLFQIASINVVKTHAAENAKLTYSIKGETKIGNIVDILVNISNISNLYGGSVDFLYDKSLLEVQSIKTGSIFGSEKVQTPVEKIENGQANLVFTLTGIKDGVKGNGTIAVIKAKILKAGAINLKTTTKNDDLKVNGNNVRVKLVNSNETAIAYASEEKSISSLGNPVKVTELNVNKSTPQVKGSSITFTAKSSGGSTVLYQFWIFDGNSWKMVRDYNKSNTFTWNPSKSGNYKVAVYAKDINSNKALDSSKAMNYNIVDSIGKVDPVKVTELNVNKSAPQVKGSSITFTAKSSGGSTALYQFWIFDGNGWKMVRDYNRSNTFTWNPSKSGNYKVTVYAKDINSNKALDSSKAMNYNIVDSIGKVDPVKVTELNVNKSAPQVKGSSITFTAKSSGGSTALYQFWIFDGNGWKMVRDYNRSNTFTWNPSKSGNYKVTVYAKDINSNKALDSSKAMNYNIVDSIGKVDPVKVTELNVNKSAPQVKGSSITFTAKSSGGSTALYQFWIFDGNGWKMVRDYNKSNTFTWNPSKSGNYKVTVYAKDINSNKALDSSKAMNYNIVDSIAKVDPVVVNSITSDKSAPQAKGTPIKFTAKASGGSTVLYQFWIFDGSSWKMVRDYDKSNTFTWNSSKNGNYRVSVYAKDINSNKALDSSKVMNYTIN from the coding sequence ATGAAATTTAAACTATTAAACAACTTAAAAAAGATTTCACTTATGTTGTGTTTTGCAATGTTATTTCAAATTGCTAGTATAAATGTTGTAAAAACACATGCAGCTGAAAACGCAAAACTTACATATTCAATAAAAGGTGAAACTAAAATAGGAAATATAGTAGATATTTTAGTAAATATTTCAAACATTTCAAATCTTTATGGAGGATCAGTAGATTTTCTGTATGATAAATCATTATTAGAAGTACAAAGTATTAAAACTGGAAGCATATTTGGAAGTGAAAAAGTCCAAACTCCTGTTGAAAAGATAGAAAATGGACAAGCTAACCTTGTCTTTACATTGACTGGTATTAAAGACGGCGTAAAGGGTAATGGAACTATAGCTGTTATAAAAGCAAAAATTTTAAAAGCAGGTGCTATTAATCTTAAAACAACTACAAAGAATGATGATTTAAAAGTAAATGGAAATAATGTTAGAGTTAAACTTGTAAATTCTAATGAAACGGCTATTGCTTATGCAAGTGAAGAAAAATCAATATCATCACTAGGTAATCCAGTAAAAGTTACTGAGTTAAATGTTAATAAATCAACACCTCAAGTTAAGGGCTCTTCTATTACTTTTACTGCTAAATCTTCTGGTGGCTCTACTGTACTTTATCAGTTCTGGATATTTGACGGTAATAGTTGGAAGATGGTAAGAGATTATAATAAATCTAATACTTTTACTTGGAATCCTTCTAAGAGTGGTAATTACAAAGTAGCTGTTTATGCAAAAGATATTAATTCAAATAAAGCTTTAGATTCTTCAAAAGCTATGAATTATAATATTGTTGACTCTATTGGTAAAGTTGATCCAGTTAAAGTTACTGAGTTAAATGTTAATAAATCAGCTCCTCAAGTTAAGGGCTCTTCTATTACTTTTACTGCTAAATCTTCTGGTGGCTCTACTGCACTTTATCAGTTCTGGATATTTGACGGTAATGGTTGGAAGATGGTAAGAGATTATAATAGATCTAATACTTTTACTTGGAACCCTTCTAAGAGTGGTAATTATAAAGTAACTGTTTATGCAAAAGATATTAATTCAAATAAAGCTTTAGATTCTTCAAAAGCTATGAATTATAATATTGTTGACTCTATTGGTAAAGTTGATCCAGTTAAAGTTACTGAGTTAAATGTTAATAAATCAGCTCCTCAAGTTAAGGGCTCTTCTATTACTTTTACTGCTAAATCTTCTGGTGGCTCTACTGCACTTTATCAGTTCTGGATATTTGACGGTAATGGTTGGAAGATGGTAAGAGATTATAATAGATCTAATACTTTTACTTGGAACCCTTCTAAGAGTGGTAATTATAAAGTAACTGTTTATGCAAAAGATATTAATTCAAATAAAGCTTTAGATTCTTCAAAAGCTATGAATTATAATATTGTTGACTCTATTGGTAAAGTTGATCCAGTTAAAGTTACTGAGTTAAATGTTAATAAATCAGCTCCTCAAGTTAAGGGCTCTTCTATTACTTTTACTGCTAAATCTTCTGGTGGCTCTACTGCACTTTATCAGTTCTGGATATTTGACGGTAATGGTTGGAAGATGGTAAGAGATTATAATAAATCTAATACTTTTACTTGGAATCCTTCTAAAAGTGGTAATTACAAAGTAACTGTTTATGCAAAAGATATTAATTCAAATAAAGCTTTAGATTCTTCAAAAGCTATGAATTATAACATTGTTGACTCTATTGCTAAAGTTGATCCTGTCGTAGTTAATTCTATTACTTCTGATAAGTCAGCTCCTCAAGCTAAGGGTACTCCTATTAAGTTTACCGCTAAAGCTTCTGGTGGTTCTACTGTCCTTTATCAATTCTGGATATTTGATGGTTCTTCTTGGAAGATGGTAAGAGACTATGATAAATCTAATACTTTTACTTGGAATTCTTCTAAGAATGGTAATTATAGAGTTAGTGTTTATGCAAAGGATATTAATTCAAATAAAGCTTTAGATTCTTCAAAAGTTATGAATTATACAATTAATTAA